GTTTGGGCCTCGATTTGGCGGATTAGCTCCGGCGGGAGTTCGACGTGGATGTCCACGATTTGATCGGTATCCAGGCAGTTGATGTGGCTGTGCGCCTCGCTGATGTTGCCGTAGAGGCGGCCGTCGCAGTGCTCGACGCACTCGATAATGCCGTGGCTGGAGAGCGCCTCGAGGTTTTGATAAACCGAGGTGTGGCCGATCTCTTTGCCCTGATAGTTGAGGCGATCGTAAATTTCGCGGGCCGATAGGTGCTTGTCTGCTTCCCAAAGCAGCTCCAGAATGGAGCGCCGCTGGCGGCTCAGGCGCATGCCGCGCTTCTGGCACTGCTGCAGGGCATCTTCTAGCGAGCGGATGGGCGCTTCGCGGCGCTCGCTCTCATTAGCCTGCTGCTGGCGGTTGCTTTGACTCATGGGCCCTAATGCTTGCCTTGGGCAGAAATGGTGCGTTGCGCTCTGCCGCTAGCAACCGCAGTCCAAGCTGCCCCGATTGCAACCGGCTCGGCTTTTAACATT
The DNA window shown above is from Cyanobacteria bacterium QS_8_64_29 and carries:
- a CDS encoding transcriptional repressor, with the protein product MSQSNRQQQANESERREAPIRSLEDALQQCQKRGMRLSRQRRSILELLWEADKHLSAREIYDRLNYQGKEIGHTSVYQNLEALSSHGIIECVEHCDGRLYGNISEAHSHINCLDTDQIVDIHVELPPELIRQIEAQTGIEISDYRIDFYGRYKAERPTQAGGGPLPPVVRAQSASSGE